In Phragmites australis chromosome 24, lpPhrAust1.1, whole genome shotgun sequence, the following are encoded in one genomic region:
- the LOC133907649 gene encoding soluble inorganic pyrophosphatase 1-like: MVHLFCGCRSMAGEKKSHPRLNERIMSSLSKRSVAAHSWHDLEIGPGAPQVFNCVVEITKGSKVKYELDKKTGLIKVDRVLYSSVVYPHNYGFIPRTLCEDGDPMDVLVLMQEPVIPGCFLRARAIGLMPMIDQGEKDDKIIAVCVDDPEYRHLTDLKELSPHRLNEIRRFFEDYKKNENKEVAVNEFLPPITALEAIQYSMDLYAEYILHSLRR, encoded by the exons ATGGTCCATCTTTTCTGTGGTTGTAGGAGTATGGCTGGAGAGAAGAAAAGCCATCCGCGGCTGAACGAGCGGATCATGTCGTCCCTCTCAAAGCGGTCTGTCGCCGCGCATTCCTGGCATGACCTTGAGATAG GACCTGGCGCCCCTCAGGTTTTCAATTGT GTTGTTGAGATCACAAAGGGGAGTAAAGTGAAGTATGAGCTTGACAAGAAGACTGGACTTATCAAG GTTGACAGGGTGCTGTACTCATCTGTGGTCTATCCGCACAACTACGGTTTCATACCACGCACGCTTTGTGAGGATGGAGATCCAATGGATGTGCTGGTGTTGATGCAG GAACCGGTGATACCTGGTTGCTTTCTTCGAGCTAGGGCCATTGGCCTTATGCCTATGATTGATCAG GGTGAGAAAGATGACAAGATAATTGCAGTTTGTGTTGATGATCCTGAATACCGCCACTTAACCGATCTCAAGGAGCTGTCTCCCCACCGCCTTAATGAAATTCGTCGCTTCTTTGAAGACT ACAAAAAGAATGAGAACAAGGAAGTTGCTGTGAACGAGTTCTTGCCACCGATCACTGCGCTGGAGGCCATTCAGTACTCCAT GGACCTATACGCTGAATATATCCTGCACAGTTTGAGGCGCTAG